A part of Chanos chanos chromosome 9, fChaCha1.1, whole genome shotgun sequence genomic DNA contains:
- the map2k2a gene encoding dual specificity mitogen-activated protein kinase kinase 2a, which translates to MAPKRRPVPLTITPTGDPTSANIDAAAEANLKALHQKLGELDLDDQQRKRLEAFLTQKAQVGELKDDDFHPICELGAGNGGVVHKVRHKPSRLVMARKLIHLEIKPAIRNQIIRELQVLHECNSPYIVGFYGAFYSDGEISICMEHMDGGSLDQVLKEARRIPEEILGKVSIAVLRGLAYLREKHQIMHRDVKPSNILVNSRGEIKLCDFGVSGQLIDSMANSFVGTRSYMSPERLQGTHYSVQSDVWSMGLSLVELAIGRYPIPPPDAKELEAIFGRPVTDGTGVGGHGTSARARPPGRPVSGQGMDSRPAMAIFELLDYIVNEPPPKLPHSVFTSDFRDFVTKCLIKNPADRADLKMLMSHTFIRRAEEENVDFAGWLCKTMNLNQPSTPTRTAE; encoded by the exons ATGGCTCCTAAGAGAAGACCCGTTCCTCTAACCATAACGCCCACCGGAGATCCGACTTCAGCCAACATCGACGCTGCAGCGGA GGCAAATCTGAAGGCCTTGCATCAGAAGCTTGGAGAGCTAGACCTGGATGACCAGCAGCGTAAAAGATTAGAGGCTTTCCTCACTCAGAAAGCCCAGGTCGGCGAACTCAAAGATGATGACTTCCATCCCATATGTGAGCTGGGAGCCGGTAACGGTGGAGTGGTCCACAAAGTCCGTCACAAACCCTCCAGACTCGTCATGGCCAGGAAA CTCATTCATCTGGAGATTAAACCTGCCATAAGGAACCAGATCATTCGTGAACTGCAGGTGCTGCATGAATGTAACTCCCCTTACATCGTCGGGTTCTACGGAGCCTTCTACAGCGACGGAGAGATCAGCATCTGTATGGAGCATATG GATGGAGGTTCCCTGGATCAGGTTCTGAAAGAAGCAAGAAGAATCCCAGAGGAAATTCTGGGTAAAGTCAGCATAGCC GTACTCAGGGGGTTGGCTTATCTACGCGAGAAGCACCAAATCATGCACAGAG ATGTGAAGCCCTCCAATATCTTGGTGAACTCCCGTGGGGAAATCAAACTTTGCGACTTTGGCGTTAGTGGCCAGCTCATAGACTCCATGGCCAACTCCTTCGTGGGGACGCGTTCCTACATGTCG CCGGAGAGACTGCAGGGAACTCACTACTCGGTGCAGTCGGACGTGTGGAGCATGGGTCTGTCCCTGGTGGAGCTGGCCATCGGCCGCTACCCCATCCCCCCGCCCGACGCCAAGGAGCTGGAGGCCATTTTTGGCCGGCCCGTGACGGATGggactggggtgggggggcacgGCACCTCCGCTAGAGCGCGGCCACCGGGTCGGCCCGTCAGCG ggcaggGGATGGACAGTCGGCCGGCCATGGCTATATTCGAACTACTGGACTACATAGTCAATGAG CCTCCTCCAAAGTTACCGCACAGTGTCTTTACCTCAGACTTTCGGGACTTTGTGACAAAATG CCTCATTAAGAACCCTGCTGACAGAGCTGACCTGAAGATGCTGATG AGCCACACGTTCATCAGACGTGCTGAGGAAGAGAACGTGGACTTTGCTGGTTGGCTGTGTAAGACCATGAACCTGAACCAGCCCAGCACGCCGACCCGCACTGCCGAGTGA
- the pias4a gene encoding E3 SUMO-protein ligase PIAS4-A produces the protein MAAELVEAMNMVKSFRVSDLQTLLASMGRSKSGLKQDLVGRALRLVQTEYSPELLKNVRQLYETRFPKASGWLAARRPEGVPVGYPAMNSSPRTTVQGTDYLNGIPKPAAPPAAEVKLVPLPFYQNLETLLPPTELIAQNSEKLQDSQCVFELTQSQVDQIRNASEHRPGIKSIQVVLRICYTDTIGVQEDQYPPNIAVKVNQSYCHVPGYYPSNKPGVEPRRPCRPVNITPWLHLSTAPNRVTITWGNFGKRYSVAVYLVRVFTSAELFSQLKHCSVESADRCRERIQDKLRFDPESEIATTGLRVSLICPLVKMRLGVPCRVLTCAHLQCFDAVFFLQMNEKKPTWTCPVCDKPAPFELLTIDGLLSEILKETEDVEEIEYLTDGSWRPIRDEKEKDRERERSHTPEYPVVDICVPEANGHSPAHSSTSQTGKSSGGGGGAGAANAGSGGGGGGAVVDLTLDDSSEEEGGGAAGDSEDTEDSQDSPSPKRGRYDYDKDLVTAY, from the exons ATGGCGGCTGAACTGGTGGAAGCGATG aACATGGTGAAGAGTTTCCGGGTGTCTGACTTACAGACACTGCTGGCGTCCATGGGCCGCAGTAAAAGCGGGCTTAAGCAGGACCTGGTGGGAAGAGCCCTGAGGCTGGTGCAGACAGAATACAGCCCAGAGCTGCTGAAGAACGTCAGGCAGCTGTACGAGACACGTTTCCCCAAAGCGTCGGGCTGGCTGGCCGCGCGCAGGCCGGAAGGGGTACCCGTGGGTTACCCCGCTATGAACTCCTCACCCAGAACCACGGTCCAGGGCACAGACTACCTCAACGGCATCCCCAAACCCGCGGCCCCTCCTGCGGCCGAAGTCAAACTGGTGCCCTTGCCTTTCTACCAAAACTTGGAGACACTGTTGCCACCCACAGAACTGA tcgCTCAGAACAGTGAGAAACTGCAGGACAgtcaatgtgtgtttgaattaacACAAAGCCAAGTAGACCAGATCCGAAATGCCAG TGAACATCGTCCAGGAATTAAATCAATACAGGTGGTGCTAAG aATCTGTTACACAGATACCATTGGTGTCCAAGAGGACCAGTACCCTCCCAATATTGCTGTCAAAGTCAACCAGTCCTACTGTCATGTCCCG GGTTATTACCCGTCTAACAAACCGGGGGTTGAACCTCGTCGACCCTGTCGCCCGGTCAACATCACACCCTGGTTACACCTCTCAACAGCACCCAACAGAGTCACCATCACATGGGGCAATTTCGGCAAG aggTACTCTGTGGCCGTGTATTTGGTGCGGGTCTTCACGTCTGCAGAGCTGTTCAGCCAACTCAAACACTGCTCAGTGGAGAGCGCCGACAGATGCCGCGAACGCA ttcaGGATAAGCTGCGATTTGATCCCGAGAGCGAGATCGCCACTACAGGCCTGCGAGTTTCACTCATCTGTCCA cttGTGAAGATGCGTCTGGGCGTGCCGTGTCGGGTGCTGACCTGCGCTCACCTGCAGTGCTTTGACGCCGTCTTCTTCCTCCAGATGAACGAGAAGAAACCCACATGGACCTGTCCCGTCTGCGACAAACCCGCTCCCTTCGAGCTGCTCACCATCGACGG GTTGCTGTCTGAGATcctaaaagaaacagaagacgTGGAAGAGATCGAGTATCTCACCGACGGCTCCTGGAGACCGATTCGAGacgaaaaagagaaagacagggagagagagcggagcCACACGCCCGAGTACCCGGTGGTGGATATAT GTGTCCCCGAGGCAAATGGCCATTCGCCGGCGCACAGCAGCACGAGCCAAACCGGCAAATCGTCGggaggagggggcggggccGGCGCCGCCAACGCCGGGTCGGGAGGAGGGGGCGGAGGAGCCGTGGTGGACCTGACGCTGGACGATTCGTCGGAGGAGGAAGGCGGAGGGGCGGCGGGAGACAGcgaagacacagaggacagcCAAGACAGCCCCTCGCCCAAACGGGGGCGCTACGATTACGACAAAGATCTGGTCACAGCGTACTGA
- the foxq2 gene encoding forkhead box Q2 produces the protein MEDNNVCSSGREPLGLRFTIDYLLYNKGGKSEKHDSKESAAPLPEEVPETSAEEQSEETTPEERREQEAQVNDEEEKEEEGEGAKSEQTQGTGDSESQQEKPNQSYIALISMAILASEEKKLLLCDIYQWIMDHYPYFKSKDKNWRNSVRHNLSLNECFIKAGRSENGKGHFWAIHPANLQDFSNGDYHRRGARRRIRRAARHLPYALPVSYHPLAHPKRVPCWCCPPAQHLHCLPTRIYWSWTGTPPRRTPSLQTLL, from the exons ATGGAGGACAATAACGTTTGCAGCAGTGGCCGTGAGCCCTTAGGGCTTCGTTTCACTATAGATTACCTGTTATACAACAAAGGAGGCAAGAGTGAGAAACACGACTCCAAAGAGAGTGCTGCTCCCTTACCTGAGGAGGTCCCTGAGACCTCGGCGGAGGAGCAGAGCGAAGAAACGACTccggaggagaggagagaacaggaggctCAGGTAAATGacgaagaagaaaaggaggaagagggggaagGGGCAAAAAGTgaacagacacaaggcacaggTGACTCAGAAAGCCAACAGGAAAAACCCAACCAATCATACATTGCTCTCATCTCCATGGCGATTCTAGCCTCGGAGGAGAAGAAACTGCTTCTGTGTGACATCTACCAGTGGATTATGGATCACTACCCTTACTTCAAAAGCAAG GATAAAAACTGGAGGAACAGCGTGAGACACAACCTCTCTCTGAACGAGTGTTTCATCAAGGCTGGGAGGAGCGAGAACGGAAAGGGACACTTTTGGGCCATCCATCCAGCCAATCTCCAGGATTTTTCCAACGGGGATTACCACCGGCGCGGGGCCCGACGAAGAATCCGCAGAGCGGCCAGACACCTCCCTTACGCCCTACCCGTCTCCTACCATCCCCTCGCCCACCCGAAACGGGTCCCCTGCTGGTGCTGTCCGCCGGCCCAGCATCTCCACTGCCTCCCCACCAGGATATACTGGAGCTGGACTGGGACGCCCCCTCGTCGCACGCCCTCTCTCCAAACTCTGCTCTGA